A DNA window from Camelina sativa cultivar DH55 chromosome 17, Cs, whole genome shotgun sequence contains the following coding sequences:
- the LOC104754191 gene encoding NAC domain-containing protein 4-like has translation MMNPVGFRFRPTDEEIVDHYLRPKNLETNTSRVDEVISTVDICSVDPWDLPSKSRIKSRDGVWYFFGVKEIKYNRGDQLRRTTKSGVWKKTGKTMSIIRKRRGNNEKIGEKRVLVFKHRGGSKSDWVMHEYHATPLSPPNQMMKYTLCKVEFKGEESEISSSSTGSEIENNHSLIPLMNYSGELSPRSEGSSYCQGVQNPSQLSSGFLGVQPETQLEDAVRRAINSISTDDWNSLFNDDDEQSKIVSVQEDCSDYRPPKPLTGVFDDHSSDDNDTDSDSISATTNSIETSSTCDSFGSLNHRIDQSKTQQSPDSTIKLVSSAQEVSQAMGQGTVTRENNMGEDRIKKKRASLIHRMIQRLVKKFHQFSHENNKRDQRTHRFVLSKFVEA, from the exons ATGATGAATCCGGTGGGATTCAGATTCCGTCCGACCGACGAGGAGATCGTCGACCATTACCTCCGGCCTAAAAATCTGGAAACTAACACGAGCCGTGTCGATGAAGTCATCAGCACAGTTGATATCTGTAGCGTCGATCCTTGGGATTTACCTT CCAAGTCTAGGATCAAGTCGAGAGATGGGGTTTGGTATTTCTTTGGTGTCAAGGAAATCAAGTATAACAGAGGTGATCAACTGAGGAGAACAACAAAATCAGGGGTTTGGAAGAAAACTGGAAAGACCATGTCTATCATCCGCAAAAGAAGAGGCAATAATGAAAAGATCGGTGAGAAAAGGGTTTTGGTGTTTAAGCATCGTGGTGGTTCCAAGTCCGATTGGGTTATGCACGAGTACCACGCTACGCCCTTGTCTCCTCCTAATCAG ATGATGAAATATACACTCTGTAAAGTTGAGTTTAAGGGTGAAGAGAGTGAGATATCGTCTTCCTCTACTGGTAGTGAAATTGAGAATAATCACTCTTTAATCCCTCTTATGAACTATTCTGGAGAACTGAGTCCAAGATCTGAG GGATCGTCGTACTGCCAAGGAGTACAGAATCCAAGTCAGCTTAGTAGTGGCTTTCTTGGAGTGCAGCCAGAAACTCAGCTGGAAGATGCAGTGCGCAGGGCTATCAACAGTATATCGACTGATGATTGGAATAGTTTGttcaatgatgatgatgaacagagTAAGATCGTTTCTGTGCAAGAGGACTGTAGCGATTACAGACCTCCAAAGCCATTGACTGGTGTCTTTGATGATCATAGCAGTGATGATAATGATACTGATTCTGATTCGATTTCTGCAACAACA AACTCTATTGAAACTTCTAGCACTTGTGATAGTTTTGGTAGCTTAAATCATCGCATAGACCAGAGCAAAACTCAACAATCTCCTGACTCAACAATCAAGTTAGTGTCATCAGCTCAAGAG GTGAGCCAAGCTATGGGTCAAGGGACTGTGACTCGAGAGAATAATATGGGTGAAGATAGGATCAAGAAGAAAAGAGCTAGCTTGATTCACAGGATGATACAAAGATTAGTCAAGAAATTTCACCAATTTTCACATGAAAACAATAAACGAGACCAAAGAACACACCGTTTTGTACTTTCGAAATTTGTAGAAGCATAA
- the LOC104754192 gene encoding NAC domain-containing protein 5-like isoform X2, translated as MSLSKVAYPIGVRFRLTEEEIFYYLRVKNLESNTSLVDEVISTVNICSSDPWHLPSMATTIVETTDLFWYFFGRIENKYNKGDIQSRRTQSGFWKKTGKTIDIKRKSGNCEKIGEKRVLMFYLKGGSKSKWVMHEYHATFPYSPPNQMMTYTLCKVKFKGEMREIEESRTLYPAPMNNNDNNIGGLIIKNPCQITGSPLDLDALDWVMDDILSPDFVGLAADDDDEQSKGVYMEEYNRYRPKKPLTGVFSDNSSDSDSISPTTSSIQTSSTCDSFGSSNQIITDLLPESPTSPVKETPVKKKKTYDDDALGTEIGERNKLGQVMMIKNKKAGFFCRMIQKFVKIIQLCSSN; from the exons ATGTCGCTCTCGAAAGTGGCTTACCCGATCGGAGTCAGATTCCGTCTGACCGAGGAGGAGATCTTTTATTACCTCCGGGTCAAAAATCTGGAAAGTAACACTAGCCTTGTCGATGAAGTCATCAGCACTGTCAATATCTGTAGCTCCGATCCTTGGCATTTACCTT CCATGGCGACTACCATCGTTGAAACGACCGATCTGTTTTGGTATTTCTTTGGCCGTATAGAGAACAAATACAACAAAGGTGATATACAAAGCAGACGAACACAATCCGGGTTTTGGAAGAAAACCGGAAAGACAATAGATATCAAGCGAAAGAGCGGCAATTGCGAAAAGATTGGTGAAAAAAGGGTTTTGATGTTTTACTTGAAAGGTGGATCGAAATCCAAATGGGTTATGCACGAGTATCACGCTACCTTCCCTTACTCTCCTCCTAACCAG atGATGACATATACACTCTGCAAAGTAAAGTTTAAGGGTGAAATGAGAGAAATTGAGGAAAGTCGCACTTTATACCCAGCTCCAATGAATAATAATGATAACAATATTGGTGGTTTGATAATTAAG AATCCATGTCAGATTACTGGATCTCCTCTAGATTTGGATGCACTGGACTGGGTTATGGATGATATATTAAGTCCTGATTTCGTGGGCTTGGcggctgatgatgatgacgaacaGAGTAAGGGTGTTTACATGGAAGAATACAACAGATACAGACCTAAAAAGCCATTGACTGGTGTCTTCTCTGATAATAGTAGTGACTCTGATTCGATTTCTCCAACCACA AGTTCCATTCAAACTTCGAGCACTTGTGATAGTTTTGGTAGCTCAAACCAAATCATCACAGACCTGCTGCCAGAATCTCCTACCTCGCCAGTCAAAGAAACAcctgtgaagaagaagaagacttatgACGATGATGCACTAGGGACTGAGATTGGTGAGCGTAATAAATTGGGTCAAGTGATGatgatcaagaacaaaaaagctGGTTTCTTTTGCAGGATGATACAAAAATTCGTCAAGATAATTCAGCTATGTTCTTCTAACTAA
- the LOC104754192 gene encoding NAC domain-containing protein 5-like isoform X1, with translation MSLSKVAYPIGVRFRLTEEEIFYYLRVKNLESNTSLVDEVISTVNICSSDPWHLPSMATTIVETTDLFWYFFGRIENKYNKGDIQSRRTQSGFWKKTGKTIDIKRKSGNCEKIGEKRVLMFYLKGGSKSKWVMHEYHATFPYSPPNQMMTYTLCKVKFKGEMREIEESRTLYPAPMNNNDNNIGGLIIKNPCQITGSPLDLDALDWVMDDILSPDFVGLAADDDDEQSKGVYMEEYNRYRPKKPLTGVFSDNSSDSDSISPTTSFVSYEQSSIQTSSTCDSFGSSNQIITDLLPESPTSPVKETPVKKKKTYDDDALGTEIGERNKLGQVMMIKNKKAGFFCRMIQKFVKIIQLCSSN, from the exons ATGTCGCTCTCGAAAGTGGCTTACCCGATCGGAGTCAGATTCCGTCTGACCGAGGAGGAGATCTTTTATTACCTCCGGGTCAAAAATCTGGAAAGTAACACTAGCCTTGTCGATGAAGTCATCAGCACTGTCAATATCTGTAGCTCCGATCCTTGGCATTTACCTT CCATGGCGACTACCATCGTTGAAACGACCGATCTGTTTTGGTATTTCTTTGGCCGTATAGAGAACAAATACAACAAAGGTGATATACAAAGCAGACGAACACAATCCGGGTTTTGGAAGAAAACCGGAAAGACAATAGATATCAAGCGAAAGAGCGGCAATTGCGAAAAGATTGGTGAAAAAAGGGTTTTGATGTTTTACTTGAAAGGTGGATCGAAATCCAAATGGGTTATGCACGAGTATCACGCTACCTTCCCTTACTCTCCTCCTAACCAG atGATGACATATACACTCTGCAAAGTAAAGTTTAAGGGTGAAATGAGAGAAATTGAGGAAAGTCGCACTTTATACCCAGCTCCAATGAATAATAATGATAACAATATTGGTGGTTTGATAATTAAG AATCCATGTCAGATTACTGGATCTCCTCTAGATTTGGATGCACTGGACTGGGTTATGGATGATATATTAAGTCCTGATTTCGTGGGCTTGGcggctgatgatgatgacgaacaGAGTAAGGGTGTTTACATGGAAGAATACAACAGATACAGACCTAAAAAGCCATTGACTGGTGTCTTCTCTGATAATAGTAGTGACTCTGATTCGATTTCTCCAACCACA AGTTTTGTTTCATACGAACAGAGTTCCATTCAAACTTCGAGCACTTGTGATAGTTTTGGTAGCTCAAACCAAATCATCACAGACCTGCTGCCAGAATCTCCTACCTCGCCAGTCAAAGAAACAcctgtgaagaagaagaagacttatgACGATGATGCACTAGGGACTGAGATTGGTGAGCGTAATAAATTGGGTCAAGTGATGatgatcaagaacaaaaaagctGGTTTCTTTTGCAGGATGATACAAAAATTCGTCAAGATAATTCAGCTATGTTCTTCTAACTAA
- the LOC104754193 gene encoding putative transporter arsB, translating to MAMAPVVKLVLGSLAFAIFWVLAVFPSVPLLPIGRTAGSLFGAMLMVIFQVITPEQAYAAIDLPILGLLFGTMVVSIYLERADMFKYLGTLLSWQSRGPKDLLCRVCLVSAVSSALFTNDTSCVVLTEFVLKIARQKNLPPHPFLLALATSANIGSSATPIGNPQNLVIAVQSKIPFGEFLFGVFPAMIVGITVNALLLLCMYWRVLSDHKEDEEKAGEVADSEVVSVAEEDVSSHRFSPATFPPPPTSEESNLRMDAADTLRNRAGSAGESDLISRDSRELQTDAESQGESNDSNNNNSMFKTKKWRRVLWKSSVYLITLGMLVSMLMGLNMSWAAITAALALVVLDFKDARPSLEKVSYSLLIFFCGMFITVDGFNKTGIPTALWDLMEPYAKIDQAKGTAVLAVVILVLSNVASNVPTVLLLGARVAASAMGREEEKKAWLLLAWVSTVAGNLTLLGSAANLIVCEQARRSGSHGYTLTFTKHFKFGLPSTLIVTAIGLLLIK from the exons atggcaaTGGCACCAGTAGTTAAGCTGGTTTTAGGTTCATTAGCCTTTGCTATTTTCTGGGTATTAGCAGTGTTCCCCTCTGTACCATTACTACCAATCGGTCGAACCGCCGGTTCTCTGTTTGGTGCAATGCTAATGGTTATCTTCCAAGTGATAACCCCTGAACAAGCTTACGCTGCCATCGATCTCCCCATCCTTGGCCTTCTCTTTGGCACTATGGTTGTTAGTATATACCTTGAAAGAGCTGATATGTTCAAGTACTTAGGCACATTGCTCTCTTGGCAAAGCAGAGGACCTAAAGACTTGCTTTGTCGAGTCTGTCTTGTTTCCGCTGTTTCAAGCGCTCTTTTCACTAATGACACTTCTTGTGTGGTTTTAACCGAGTTTGTGTTGAAGATCGCTAGGCAAAAGAACCTCCCTCCTCATCCTTTTTTGCTCGCTTTGGCCACGAGTGCTAATATTGGTTCTTCCGCTACTCCCATTGGGAATCCTCAGAATCTTGTTATCGCTGTTCAAAGCAAGATACCCTTTGGGGagtttctttttggtgtttttcctGCTATGATTGTTGGTATTACCGTCAatgctttgcttcttctctgtATGTATTGGCGGGTCTTGTCTGATCATAAAGAGGACGAAGAGAAAGCAGGAGAAGTTGCTGATTCTGAAGTTGTTTCTGTTGCTGAAGAAGATGTCAGCTCTCATAGGTTTTCGCCAGCTACgtttccaccaccaccaacatcCGAAGAATCGAACTTGAGAATGGATGCTGCTGATACGCTCAGAAACAGAGCGGGTTCGGCTGGTGAGAGTGATCTTATAAGCCGCGATTCAAGAGAACTACAAACCGACGCAGAGTCTCAAGGAGAGAGCAAtgacagcaacaacaacaacagtatgTTCAAAACCAAGAAGTGGAGAAGAGTTTTATGGAAGTCAAGTGTTTATTTGATCACGTTAGGGATGCTTGTGTCTATGCTTATGGGTTTAAACATGTCGTGGGCTGCAATTACCGCGGCTCTAGCTCTCGTTGTTCTTGATTTCAAAGATGCAAGGCCATCTCTCGAGAAG GTGTCGTATTCGCTTTTGATCTTCTTCTGTGGGATGTTCATAACCGTTGATGGATTCAACAAAACTGGTATCCCTACCGCTCTATGGGACCTAATGGAGCCATATGCCAAAATCGATCAAGCCAAAGGAACCGCGGTTCTAGCAGTTGTGATTCTTGTCCTCTCCAATGTAGCCTCTAATGTACCTACCG TGCTTTTGCTTGGAGCAAGAGTGGCGGCATCAGCAATGGGGagggaggaggagaagaaggctTGGTTGTTGCTGGCGTGGGTGAGCACAGTGGCTGGGAACTTGACGTTGCTTGGTTCAGCTGCAAACCTGATAGTGTGTGAGCAAGCTCGCAGATCAGGGAGCCATGGATACACTCTCACTTTCACAAAACACTTCAAGTTCGGTTTACCTTCAACACTCATAGTCACTGCCATTGGTCTCCTCCTCATCAAGTAA